A region of Polyangiaceae bacterium DNA encodes the following proteins:
- the rsmI gene encoding 16S rRNA (cytidine(1402)-2'-O)-methyltransferase, protein MNAEVTAGVLYVVATPIGNLGDLSSRAVETLSRVSRVAAEDTRRTRGLLTHLGLSKPIDRLDAHASASDVARVIERLASGEHIALVTDAGTPVVSDPGTDLVRAAADAGVRIVPIPGPSAVLAALVASGLSGGAFRFLGFLPRKGVDRREALETVRSTPEVVVLFESPERTAETLADLARIMPDRRAVVARELTKVHEEFVRGSLGELAQLTRDREMLGEVTIVLGPRENVDTPVMSDEEMDRLIDAELGRGRRPRDVADEVALVSGRSKREVYTRVIERKR, encoded by the coding sequence GTGAACGCCGAGGTCACCGCGGGCGTGCTTTACGTGGTGGCGACGCCCATTGGCAACCTTGGCGATCTCAGCTCACGCGCGGTCGAAACGCTGTCGCGTGTGTCGCGCGTCGCTGCGGAGGACACGCGCCGCACGCGCGGCTTGCTCACGCATCTTGGCTTGAGCAAACCCATCGACAGGCTCGATGCGCACGCATCGGCAAGCGACGTTGCGCGTGTGATCGAGCGTCTCGCTTCAGGCGAACACATCGCGCTCGTCACGGATGCCGGCACGCCTGTCGTGAGTGATCCCGGCACGGATCTCGTGCGAGCTGCTGCGGACGCGGGCGTGCGCATCGTGCCCATTCCAGGTCCATCGGCCGTGCTCGCGGCGCTCGTCGCGTCGGGTTTGTCCGGGGGAGCGTTTCGATTTTTGGGCTTTTTGCCGCGCAAAGGAGTCGACCGTCGCGAAGCGCTCGAAACGGTGCGCTCGACGCCGGAGGTCGTGGTGCTCTTCGAATCGCCCGAGCGAACGGCGGAGACGCTCGCCGACTTGGCGCGGATCATGCCCGATCGTCGAGCGGTCGTCGCGCGTGAACTGACCAAGGTGCACGAGGAGTTTGTCCGTGGGTCTTTGGGCGAACTTGCGCAGTTGACGCGGGATCGCGAGATGTTGGGCGAAGTGACGATCGTGCTCGGGCCGCGGGAAAATGTGGACACGCCGGTGATGAGCGACGAGGAAATGGATCGGCTCATCGATGCGGAGCTTGGACGAGGGCGGCGACCGCGGGACGTAGCGGATGAAGTGGCGCTCGTGTCGGGACGCAGCAAGCGTGAGGTGTATACGCGGGTGATTGAGCGGAAGCGCTGA
- a CDS encoding transposase yields the protein MRRKTSLAKRGHSRDHRSDCKQVCIAPVVTREGLPLGYEVFPGNRSDMTTVKEIVESMERRFGIAQRVWAADRGMGSEANEMA from the coding sequence TTGCGGAGAAAAACGAGCCTCGCCAAGCGCGGACACAGTCGCGATCACCGCTCGGATTGCAAGCAGGTTTGCATCGCGCCCGTCGTCACGCGTGAAGGACTTCCGCTTGGCTACGAGGTTTTCCCGGGAAACCGTAGCGACATGACGACGGTCAAAGAAATCGTCGAGAGCATGGAACGAAGATTTGGCATCGCGCAACGCGTATGGGCCGCGGATCGCGGGATGGGCAGCGAAGCGAATGAAATGGCTTGA
- a CDS encoding RHS repeat-associated core domain-containing protein, producing the protein MFVNDGFGDLLASTDALGRVITFGVDALGRVQTRTDTHAGKSLTTTWTWDTAPNGIGQLRMLESPDGIKTYAYSKRGQLEGMTLSVAGESFTARMTYDDVGRPKALQYPQPLGALPFGVTYEHDKHGHRIGVRDTYTNDAYWQLTDVDQAGRYKGELFGNGVTTARGYDHEKGALKSITTTKGAATIQQLAYAWDERLNLKSRTDALQAQNTTERFQYDGLNRLTCAHFGLVENPNAPCDTSYGYAPNGNLVSKSDVGILSYTDPTHPHAVTNAAGDNFYHDAVGNQITRPGGVAITYTPFDLPTTITQGAKATTFGYDGDQQRIRKTTSTTETIYFDDLYEQVKTASGIEHRYHVHSPERTIAIVTRGGQEPGTRYLHVDHIGSIETTTKENGAIDERRSYDAFGARRSPDWGGAPIAFTSKTKKGFTGHEEADEFGLVNMKGRVYDPRIGRFTTTDPIIANVYNGQSFGAYTYVRNNPLTFVDPSGFTEEEARRLWRVEETGQLGIHITFDQLPAPTPRPAPPSQAADVGAGEPTTDVGTTGNGDVIKIPVIETPHPSGPGTDDPFRVYPPDIELGYSTPITTFDQLVAGDPAAGRRTFIIEDDPGLARDLRHAFGPERQTIMLRPRIGGEAGNDRSRARQNLVVEAILTAATILTPGPLDDMAVGAVARAPGLRVVRSQDGSCSTSCHRTCRV; encoded by the coding sequence ATGTTCGTCAACGATGGATTCGGTGACCTGCTCGCGTCCACAGATGCGCTCGGGCGCGTGATCACGTTTGGCGTGGACGCACTTGGGCGCGTGCAAACGCGCACGGATACGCACGCGGGAAAAAGCTTGACGACGACGTGGACGTGGGATACAGCGCCGAATGGAATTGGCCAGTTGCGCATGCTCGAAAGTCCCGACGGAATCAAGACGTACGCTTATTCGAAGCGAGGGCAGCTCGAAGGGATGACGCTCTCCGTTGCGGGAGAGTCGTTTACGGCGCGAATGACGTACGACGACGTTGGGAGGCCAAAAGCGCTCCAATATCCGCAGCCGCTTGGCGCGTTGCCGTTCGGCGTAACGTATGAGCACGACAAACACGGTCATCGCATTGGCGTGCGCGACACGTATACGAACGATGCGTATTGGCAGTTGACGGACGTCGACCAAGCCGGCCGGTACAAGGGGGAGCTGTTTGGTAATGGCGTGACGACGGCGCGTGGATACGACCATGAGAAAGGCGCCCTGAAGAGCATCACCACGACGAAGGGTGCAGCGACCATTCAGCAATTGGCTTACGCGTGGGATGAGCGGCTCAATTTGAAGAGCCGCACGGATGCGTTGCAAGCGCAAAACACGACGGAGCGGTTCCAGTATGATGGGCTGAATCGGCTCACGTGTGCGCACTTCGGGCTCGTCGAGAACCCGAATGCACCGTGCGACACGTCGTACGGCTATGCGCCCAATGGGAACCTCGTATCAAAAAGCGACGTGGGCATTCTGTCGTATACTGATCCCACGCATCCGCATGCCGTTACGAATGCGGCAGGCGATAACTTCTACCATGATGCGGTCGGCAATCAAATCACTCGGCCAGGAGGCGTTGCCATTACGTATACACCGTTCGATTTGCCGACGACGATCACGCAAGGCGCAAAGGCGACGACGTTTGGATACGACGGCGATCAGCAACGAATCCGCAAAACGACGTCGACGACGGAGACCATTTACTTCGACGACCTTTACGAGCAGGTGAAAACCGCCAGCGGCATCGAGCATCGTTACCACGTGCATTCGCCGGAGCGCACGATTGCCATTGTGACGCGCGGCGGCCAAGAACCGGGAACGCGCTACCTGCATGTCGATCACATTGGGTCGATCGAGACGACCACGAAAGAGAATGGCGCCATCGATGAGCGGCGCAGCTACGATGCATTCGGCGCGCGTAGAAGTCCGGACTGGGGCGGAGCGCCGATAGCATTCACGAGCAAAACGAAAAAGGGATTTACGGGGCACGAGGAGGCCGACGAATTTGGCCTCGTGAACATGAAGGGAAGAGTATACGACCCACGCATTGGGCGATTCACGACGACGGATCCGATCATTGCGAACGTGTACAATGGGCAAAGCTTTGGGGCGTATACGTACGTGCGCAACAATCCGCTGACATTCGTGGATCCGAGCGGGTTTACCGAGGAAGAAGCGCGGCGATTGTGGCGCGTCGAAGAGACAGGGCAGCTCGGCATTCACATCACATTCGACCAATTGCCGGCACCAACACCGCGACCTGCGCCACCGTCACAAGCGGCGGACGTGGGTGCTGGAGAGCCGACAACCGATGTCGGAACGACGGGCAATGGTGACGTGATCAAAATACCTGTCATTGAAACGCCACATCCGTCGGGTCCGGGAACGGACGATCCATTTAGGGTATATCCGCCGGATATCGAGCTTGGCTATTCCACGCCCATTACAACATTCGATCAGCTCGTGGCCGGCGATCCTGCCGCTGGCCGAAGGACGTTCATCATCGAGGACGACCCTGGCCTCGCACGTGACTTGCGGCATGCGTTTGGCCCAGAACGCCAAACGATTATGCTTCGGCCGCGGATTGGCGGGGAGGCGGGCAATGACAGGAGTCGCGCCCGGCAAAATCTGGTCGTTGAGGCGATCCTGACGGCAGCGACGATCTTGACGCCTGGGCCGTTGGATGATATGGCGGTCGGGGCCGTCGCTAGGGCGCCAGGCCTGCGGGTTGTAAGATCCCAAGATGGCTCATGCAGCACCTCGTGCCATAGAACGTGCCGGGTTTGA
- the mutL gene encoding DNA mismatch repair endonuclease MutL codes for MLGKVRVLPDDLANQIAAGEVVERPASVVKELVENALDARARRVRVDIEGGGVVLVRVSDDGDGMPRADAQLAIVRHATSKIQSIDDLRAIQSFGFRGEALPSIASVSRFSLRTRTRADVEGTLVRIEGGGVAEVSPCGVAVGTSVEVRDLFYNVPARRKFLRAVSTESAHVTDVVEAAALCRPEVTFVLSRDGRVAREWLRAESREERARDVFDDEPLATCMGERGPLSVEAFLSRPERARAGATRLLFFVNGRPVKDRTLARMVANAYGSVLDAGRYPVGVVHIDLPPDYVDVNVHPQKAEVRFADSRAIQDALYQIIALPLARAFGLPAPGAHAWSMYQKGREARVEAAQLAAAEKLANPLDLPPPVKHEPLPVGSTVPLPFGERKQRPAEEKPKGSTNWNGSGREVVDKPKTDSNGISGQPARALATVSSEPDPWGLVADVPGPFSSATTKTTETAAPAPIPAAEMPAKPISYAAALERQTTDRPAAFGALSFVAQMRLTFLVCEGPDGMYVIDQHAAAERVTFDRLRKAYETRAVASQRLLIPEMVTITADEAAIIEEAQDDIVRTGLDVSLRGPREAAIIAVPQILAGRASPVVLLRDLLAELSRVGERAFSGAVDLALATMACHGSVRAGDPLAPEEAQALLHSLDDVDFAGHCPHGRPVVMKIRWSELEQKVGRR; via the coding sequence ATGCTTGGCAAGGTGCGGGTTTTACCGGACGATTTAGCCAATCAGATTGCAGCGGGTGAAGTCGTCGAACGTCCTGCGAGCGTCGTCAAAGAGCTCGTCGAAAACGCGCTCGATGCACGTGCGCGTCGCGTGCGCGTGGACATCGAAGGGGGCGGCGTGGTGCTCGTGCGCGTATCGGACGACGGCGATGGTATGCCGCGCGCCGATGCGCAGCTTGCGATCGTGCGACATGCGACGAGCAAGATTCAATCGATCGATGATCTTCGTGCGATTCAAAGCTTCGGGTTTCGAGGTGAAGCGCTTCCGAGCATCGCGAGCGTGAGTCGTTTTTCGCTTCGCACACGCACGCGAGCCGATGTCGAAGGAACGCTCGTACGCATTGAAGGAGGCGGCGTCGCGGAGGTATCGCCGTGCGGCGTGGCCGTCGGAACGAGCGTCGAGGTGCGGGATTTGTTTTACAACGTGCCGGCGCGGCGCAAGTTTTTGCGCGCGGTGAGCACCGAAAGCGCGCACGTGACGGATGTCGTGGAAGCCGCAGCGCTATGCCGTCCCGAGGTCACGTTCGTCCTTTCGCGCGACGGGCGCGTTGCGCGTGAATGGCTGCGCGCTGAAAGTCGCGAAGAGCGGGCGCGAGACGTATTTGACGACGAACCACTCGCCACGTGCATGGGCGAACGAGGGCCTCTTTCGGTGGAGGCATTTCTGTCGCGCCCCGAACGGGCTCGCGCAGGTGCGACGCGGTTGCTTTTTTTCGTCAATGGTCGTCCCGTCAAAGATCGCACTTTGGCGCGTATGGTTGCCAATGCTTATGGCAGCGTGCTCGATGCAGGTCGATATCCCGTGGGTGTCGTCCATATCGATTTGCCGCCGGATTACGTGGACGTGAACGTGCATCCGCAAAAAGCCGAGGTGCGTTTTGCGGATAGTAGAGCCATTCAAGACGCGCTCTACCAAATCATTGCGCTCCCGCTCGCTCGCGCATTCGGTTTGCCCGCGCCCGGAGCGCATGCGTGGTCGATGTATCAAAAAGGGCGCGAAGCTCGGGTGGAAGCAGCGCAATTGGCAGCGGCGGAAAAATTGGCCAATCCATTGGATTTACCGCCGCCCGTGAAACACGAGCCCTTGCCGGTGGGATCGACGGTACCGCTACCGTTCGGCGAGCGAAAGCAGCGCCCCGCCGAGGAAAAACCCAAAGGTTCGACGAATTGGAACGGCTCGGGCCGGGAGGTTGTGGATAAACCCAAGACCGATTCCAATGGTATTTCCGGACAACCTGCACGAGCGCTCGCCACGGTTTCTTCCGAACCCGATCCTTGGGGGCTCGTCGCCGACGTCCCCGGACCATTTTCATCGGCCACAACCAAAACGACGGAAACCGCTGCGCCTGCGCCGATCCCCGCAGCCGAAATGCCAGCAAAACCCATTTCTTATGCAGCCGCGCTCGAACGTCAAACGACGGATAGACCGGCCGCATTCGGCGCGCTTTCGTTCGTCGCCCAAATGCGTCTCACGTTTTTGGTGTGCGAAGGACCCGATGGTATGTACGTGATCGATCAGCACGCGGCGGCCGAACGAGTCACCTTCGACAGATTGCGCAAAGCCTATGAAACGCGAGCTGTGGCATCGCAGCGGCTGCTCATTCCGGAAATGGTGACCATTACGGCGGACGAAGCGGCCATCATCGAAGAGGCGCAAGACGATATCGTTCGCACGGGGCTCGACGTATCCCTGCGAGGCCCACGCGAAGCTGCGATCATTGCGGTGCCGCAAATTCTCGCGGGCCGAGCTTCTCCAGTCGTGCTTTTGCGAGATTTATTGGCCGAGCTTTCGCGCGTGGGCGAACGCGCATTTTCCGGTGCAGTCGACTTGGCGCTCGCCACGATGGCTTGTCATGGTTCGGTTCGTGCAGGCGATCCACTTGCGCCCGAAGAAGCGCAGGCCCTGTTACACTCGCTCGATGACGTCGACTTTGCAGGTCATTGTCCTCACGGTCGTCCGGTCGTCATGAAGATCCGTTGGTCGGAGCTCGAACAAAAAGTAGGGCGCCGGTAG
- a CDS encoding class I SAM-dependent methyltransferase: MVEDCGTVGMTAAEAAQKSGLSVYAATILLECGLSADLFKYEQDRFVITPLGAFIRRDDMTAINMDFVHEMCFLGMHALEESLEQGKPSGLRVFGQWSTVYEALAHLPEPVKTAWLRFDHFYSDAAFPAASRIVFEQDPRNLLDIGCNTGKWAMRCLAHSPDIRVSLVDLPGQIEMAMANLRSKGLESRATPCPTDVLDPNAEFPGGFDAVWMSQFLVCFSEEQVKSILTRAARALGAGGRLWILDTFWDRQRFDAAAYCLINTSPYFTAIANGNSRMYRFEDILAIAQSAGFELQSAHDNLGIYHSLLEFVPRM; the protein is encoded by the coding sequence ATGGTCGAGGATTGCGGCACCGTGGGTATGACTGCAGCCGAAGCAGCCCAAAAGTCAGGTTTGTCGGTATATGCGGCGACCATCTTGCTCGAATGCGGTCTCTCCGCGGATTTGTTCAAGTACGAGCAGGATCGATTCGTCATTACGCCGCTCGGTGCGTTCATTCGGCGCGACGACATGACGGCAATCAACATGGACTTCGTGCATGAAATGTGTTTTTTGGGCATGCATGCGCTCGAAGAATCACTCGAGCAAGGCAAACCTTCGGGATTGCGCGTATTCGGGCAATGGAGCACGGTGTACGAAGCGCTTGCACACTTGCCGGAGCCTGTCAAAACCGCGTGGCTCAGGTTCGACCATTTTTATTCAGATGCTGCATTCCCCGCAGCGAGCCGCATTGTTTTCGAGCAAGACCCGCGCAATTTGCTAGACATTGGTTGCAATACGGGCAAATGGGCCATGCGGTGTCTGGCGCACTCCCCCGACATTCGGGTTTCGCTCGTGGACCTGCCGGGGCAAATCGAAATGGCAATGGCGAATCTTCGCTCGAAAGGCTTGGAATCTCGCGCAACGCCCTGCCCCACCGACGTGCTCGATCCGAACGCTGAATTTCCGGGCGGATTCGATGCCGTGTGGATGAGCCAATTCCTCGTGTGTTTTTCCGAAGAGCAGGTGAAGTCCATTCTCACGCGAGCGGCGCGGGCCTTGGGTGCTGGTGGGCGTCTTTGGATCTTGGACACCTTTTGGGATCGCCAGCGATTCGATGCGGCAGCCTATTGCCTCATCAATACGTCGCCTTACTTCACGGCCATCGCCAATGGCAATAGTCGCATGTACCGATTCGAGGACATCTTGGCCATTGCCCAAAGCGCTGGTTTCGAGCTGCAATCCGCACACGACAACCTGGGCATCTACCATTCCCTTCTCGAGTTCGTGCCGCGCATGTGA
- a CDS encoding YHYH protein yields the protein MRLSRLALTAPGFCLLTFALLAPACSSNNTNQQPSGSGGGAGEGGSGGSAGNGGTGGGSDACWQAQTLLDVTKAPGAGANYDKPSLSGACTATHFVVDTNGMPHYQFVPITPNPLVVTNQHYEIVLEPQMAATTTDLPLLGTVAFAVNGMPIFGPNEGAQPAAEAYGDPIYNGIMDPCLGHTADRYHYHSMLEKCLTQSGLVSEPWTNADPDATKASPVLGWALDGFPIYGSRECADTGCSSIVTVKSGYAQTGNPKTNAWDAYTWSEHPGDNAYLDECNGHTGPDGKYHYHVTEQFPYVLGCFRGTPNGAGMGMPGGDGGMQMGPKACMNAADCMLSDCPQGSMGCTCGQTPMGMLCIPTCQTNADCPPGPMGMQLSCQNGVCGP from the coding sequence ATGCGCCTTTCTCGTCTTGCGCTCACCGCGCCCGGCTTTTGTTTGCTGACGTTCGCACTTCTTGCACCGGCCTGTTCGTCGAATAACACCAATCAGCAGCCCTCGGGATCGGGGGGTGGTGCTGGCGAGGGTGGGTCGGGTGGATCGGCAGGTAATGGTGGCACGGGTGGGGGTTCGGACGCGTGTTGGCAGGCGCAAACGCTGCTCGATGTGACGAAGGCGCCGGGAGCTGGCGCGAATTACGACAAGCCCTCGCTATCTGGAGCGTGCACGGCCACGCATTTCGTCGTCGACACCAACGGAATGCCGCATTATCAATTCGTACCGATTACGCCAAATCCGCTGGTCGTGACGAATCAGCATTACGAAATTGTGCTCGAGCCGCAGATGGCGGCGACGACGACGGACCTTCCGCTTTTGGGGACGGTGGCTTTTGCGGTCAATGGTATGCCGATATTCGGGCCGAACGAAGGGGCCCAGCCGGCGGCCGAAGCGTACGGCGATCCTATTTACAATGGCATCATGGATCCGTGTTTGGGTCATACGGCGGACCGGTATCATTACCATTCGATGCTCGAAAAGTGCCTCACGCAATCGGGGCTCGTGAGTGAGCCGTGGACGAATGCCGATCCTGATGCGACGAAAGCATCGCCCGTTCTTGGGTGGGCGCTCGATGGTTTCCCCATTTATGGTTCGCGCGAATGTGCCGATACGGGGTGCAGTTCAATCGTGACCGTCAAGAGCGGGTATGCGCAGACGGGCAATCCGAAGACGAATGCGTGGGACGCGTACACGTGGAGCGAGCATCCAGGGGACAATGCGTACCTCGACGAATGTAATGGTCACACGGGGCCCGATGGCAAATACCATTATCACGTCACGGAGCAATTCCCGTATGTTTTGGGCTGTTTCCGTGGAACGCCCAATGGTGCGGGCATGGGGATGCCGGGCGGCGACGGTGGAATGCAAATGGGTCCGAAGGCGTGCATGAACGCCGCGGATTGCATGTTGAGCGACTGCCCGCAAGGGTCGATGGGTTGCACGTGCGGACAAACCCCGATGGGGATGCTCTGCATTCCAACGTGCCAAACCAATGCGGATTGTCCTCCGGGCCCAATGGGTATGCAGCTTTCCTGCCAAAACGGCGTGTGCGGACCGTGA
- a CDS encoding RNA polymerase factor sigma-32 translates to MPTKKSEPRTKTKKAAADGTDGRGKRAAAKAEAATAKAAPRAEPAPAPAEAHEDDADKSEGEPDVIEVAGEIVDGDLELGAEDVGDVEVVAPRPITASRSSDVALSRTDPLQAYLREVQRHSLLTPEEEQKLTRHYVETQDVKTAARLVTANLRLVVKLAYEYRRAYKNIMDLIQEGNIGLMQAVKRYDPYRGVKLSSYAAWWIRAYILRFILNNWRLVKLGTTQAQRKLFFNLNKEKAKLAAMGIEPTAAEIAKRLSVDESEVVDMDRRLSSGEASLDAPVGDSEGRAVSRIDLMPSSASGPDAAFESQEMDRMVRERLDTFRKTLTGKDVIIFDKRMSADEPVTLQELGDEFGVSRERVRQLEARLASKLRAYLKEELGDAVGLEG, encoded by the coding sequence GTGCCCACGAAGAAGAGCGAGCCGCGCACGAAAACGAAGAAAGCAGCGGCGGACGGGACGGATGGTCGAGGCAAACGGGCCGCAGCAAAGGCCGAGGCTGCCACGGCAAAAGCCGCGCCGCGGGCCGAACCTGCGCCCGCGCCGGCGGAGGCTCACGAGGACGATGCCGACAAGTCCGAAGGCGAACCCGACGTCATCGAAGTCGCGGGAGAAATCGTCGATGGCGACCTGGAGCTCGGTGCAGAGGACGTGGGCGATGTCGAAGTCGTCGCACCACGGCCCATCACTGCATCGCGCAGCAGCGATGTCGCGCTCTCACGCACCGATCCTCTCCAAGCCTATCTTCGCGAAGTTCAACGCCATTCGCTGCTCACGCCCGAAGAAGAGCAAAAGCTGACGCGGCACTACGTCGAAACGCAAGACGTCAAGACCGCAGCGCGGCTCGTCACGGCAAACCTGCGCCTCGTCGTGAAGCTCGCATACGAGTATCGCCGTGCCTACAAGAACATCATGGACCTCATCCAAGAGGGCAACATCGGGCTGATGCAGGCGGTCAAACGCTACGATCCGTACCGCGGCGTCAAGCTCAGCTCGTACGCGGCGTGGTGGATACGCGCGTACATTTTGCGGTTCATCCTGAACAACTGGCGCCTGGTAAAACTCGGAACGACCCAAGCGCAGCGCAAGCTTTTCTTCAACCTCAACAAGGAAAAAGCCAAGCTCGCCGCGATGGGCATCGAGCCGACGGCGGCCGAAATTGCCAAGCGTTTGTCCGTCGACGAAAGCGAAGTCGTCGACATGGATCGGCGCCTGTCGAGTGGTGAAGCGTCGCTCGATGCGCCCGTAGGGGACAGCGAAGGTCGTGCGGTTTCACGCATCGATCTCATGCCTTCGTCCGCGAGTGGTCCCGACGCGGCGTTCGAATCGCAAGAGATGGATCGCATGGTTCGCGAGCGGCTCGACACGTTCCGCAAAACGCTCACGGGCAAAGACGTCATCATCTTCGACAAACGCATGTCCGCGGACGAACCCGTCACGTTGCAAGAGCTTGGCGACGAGTTCGGGGTGTCGCGTGAACGCGTGAGGCAGCTCGAAGCGCGCCTTGCATCGAAGCTGCGCGCGTACCTCAAGGAAGAGCTTGGTGACGCCGTGGGCCTCGAAGGCTGA
- a CDS encoding sigma-54-dependent Fis family transcriptional regulator, whose protein sequence is MARILVVDDEEGLREFLSDTLEAAGHTVERAADGEMAYRILGSRAFHVLVTDLKMPGIDGMELVRRTRREQPEMEVVVLTAHGSVAGAVEAMKLGAFDYLEKPIPSPAALRLVVDRALERRGLHAIEEHVAEASAPPRLGYGSRVMQEVETALRKVAPTDATVLLLGESGTGKEVAARFLHAHSKRAKGPFVAVNCATLSEQLLESELFGHEKGAFSGAIAKKRGKLELAEGGTFFLDEIGEMKLELQTKLLRVLQERRFERVGGTCSIDADARFIAATNRDLMSEIHTGRFREDLYHRLAVFPVRMPPLRERPEDVSHLADVLLARIARDLGRPGLSLDERARGAIVAADFPGNVRELRNALERAAILAESTKLTLDDITRVLHGPSHEKPAPVATDAPTMEEAEQTAIRRALAQCGGNRKKAAEHLGIGLRTLYEKLKKYGIR, encoded by the coding sequence ATGGCGCGGATTCTCGTAGTGGATGACGAAGAGGGGCTGCGTGAGTTCTTGTCCGATACGCTCGAAGCTGCGGGGCACACGGTGGAGCGAGCTGCGGACGGAGAAATGGCGTATCGCATCCTTGGTTCTCGAGCATTTCATGTGCTCGTGACGGACCTCAAAATGCCAGGCATCGACGGCATGGAGCTCGTGCGTCGCACGCGTCGCGAGCAGCCCGAAATGGAGGTCGTCGTGCTCACGGCGCACGGTTCCGTTGCGGGCGCGGTCGAGGCCATGAAACTCGGGGCGTTCGATTACCTGGAAAAACCAATCCCCAGCCCGGCTGCGCTTCGATTGGTCGTCGACCGAGCGCTCGAACGGCGTGGTCTTCATGCGATCGAGGAGCACGTAGCCGAAGCATCCGCTCCCCCACGGCTCGGTTATGGGTCTCGCGTCATGCAAGAGGTCGAAACGGCGCTCCGAAAAGTGGCTCCGACGGACGCGACCGTGCTGCTCCTTGGCGAAAGCGGCACGGGTAAAGAAGTCGCCGCGCGATTCCTGCATGCGCACAGCAAGCGGGCCAAAGGACCGTTTGTCGCGGTCAATTGCGCCACGCTTTCGGAACAATTGCTCGAAAGCGAATTATTTGGGCACGAAAAGGGAGCGTTCTCCGGGGCGATTGCGAAAAAACGGGGCAAACTCGAGCTTGCGGAGGGGGGAACGTTTTTCTTGGACGAAATTGGCGAAATGAAGCTCGAGCTCCAAACGAAGCTTTTGCGCGTATTGCAGGAGCGGCGATTCGAACGTGTCGGCGGGACGTGCTCGATCGATGCAGACGCCCGCTTCATTGCCGCGACGAATCGTGATTTGATGAGCGAAATCCACACGGGGCGATTTCGTGAGGATCTCTATCATCGTTTGGCGGTTTTTCCGGTACGCATGCCACCTTTGCGCGAGCGACCCGAGGACGTATCGCATTTGGCCGACGTGCTCCTTGCGCGCATTGCGCGCGATCTCGGGCGCCCAGGTCTGTCGCTCGACGAGCGCGCGCGTGGGGCCATCGTTGCCGCAGATTTTCCAGGCAACGTACGAGAATTGCGCAATGCGCTCGAACGCGCCGCGATTCTCGCCGAATCCACGAAGCTCACGCTGGACGACATCACACGGGTGCTCCATGGTCCGAGCCATGAAAAGCCTGCGCCGGTCGCAACGGATGCTCCAACCATGGAGGAGGCGGAGCAAACCGCGATTCGCCGAGCGCTCGCACAATGCGGTGGGAATCGGAAAAAGGCCGCCGAGCATTTGGGAATTGGGTTACGAACGCTTTACGAGAAGTTGAAAAAGTACGGCATAAGATGA